In the genome of Drosophila subpulchrella strain 33 F10 #4 breed RU33 chromosome 2L, RU_Dsub_v1.1 Primary Assembly, whole genome shotgun sequence, one region contains:
- the LOC119548782 gene encoding solute carrier organic anion transporter family member 4A1 isoform X2, translating into MSEANIELDSNTAVAPKCANVNNNNSARSSRVGSASSGADSDADAQQFGWCGWSPPWLQRFCTAKWALFWLCWGGALQGLIVNGLINVSISTIERRFGLRSRQMGLVASGYDVASFACLVPVTYYGGRRGASKPRFIAIGLIVMGLGSLVFLLPNFLVGKYRATIAEANVCEANSNSSQTMTACELNGWGEGESLTWTVWLFLAAQLLHGAGASPLFTLGVTYIDENVSKKMSSVYLGIYYTMATVGPAIGYVFGGQLLLIYTDWMSVDPAQLSLTSDSKVWIGAWWLGFIFAAVMCLLIALPIFGYPKLLPGAEKLQLERVSEAHATKSEEDASSEVARRGLAELPRAVLSLLGNPTFFFLNLAGATEGLVIAGFAAFLPKQIENQFSISPMHSALVMGLITVPAGGGGTFLGGYLVKKWNLACRGIIKMCLLASVVAALFTICFLVSCPNPKFAGVTTGYNLEARSNPPALEADVPRRSTRTA; encoded by the exons ATGTCTGAGGCCAATATTGAGCTGGACTCGAACACTGCCGTGGCTCCCAAGTGCGCCAATgtgaacaacaacaacagtgcCCGCTCCAGTCGAGTGGGAAGTGCATCCTCCGGAGCGGATTCGGATGCGGATGCCCAGCAATTCGGCTGGTGCGGATGGAGTCCGCCGTGGCTCCAGCGCTTCTGCACCGCCAAGTGGGCTCTTTTCTGGCTCTGCTGGGGCGGTGCTCTCCAAG GTTTGATAGTGAACGGTCTAATCAATGTGTCTATATCCACAATTGAGCGCCGTTTTGGACTCCGCTCCCGGCAGATGGGACTGGTGGCCAGTGGCTACGACGTGGCCTCATTTGCGTGCCTGGTTCCGGTTACCTACTACGGCGGACGACGAGGAGCCTCCAAGCCGCGCTTCATCGCCATCGGACTGATCGTGATGGGTCTGGGATCGCTGGTCTTTCTGCTGCCCAACTTCCTGGTGGGCAAATACCGAGCCACCATTGCAGAGGCGAATGTATGTGAGGCCAACTCCAACTCCAGTCAGACAATG ACCGCCTGCGAGCTAAATGGTTGGGGGGAGGGCGAGAGTCTAACCTGGACGGTCTGGCTCTTCCTGGCGGCCCAACTCCTCCATGGAGCCGGTGCCTCGCCCCTCTTCACCCTGGGCGTCACTTATATCGATGAGAACGTCTCAAAGAAGATGTCATCTGTTTACTTGG GCATTTATTACACCATGGCCACCGTGGGACCGGCGATTGGCTACGTTTTCGGAGGACAGTTGCTGCTCATCTACACGGATTGGATGAGCGTGGACCCCGCGCA ACTCAGCCTGACCAGCGACAGCAAGGTTTGGATTGGAGCCTGGTGGCTGGGCTTCATCTTCGCTGCTGTAATGTGCCTTCTGATCGCCCTGCCCATTTTCGGCTATCCGAAATTACTTCCCGGGGCGGAAAAGCTGCAGCTGGAAAGGGTTTCCGAGGCGCATGCCACCAAATCAGAGGAGGATGCGTCCAGTGAAGTGGCCAGGAGGGGACTAGCTGAACTGCCCCGCGCGGTGCTCAGTCTGCTGGGGAATCCCACCTTCTTTTTCCTGAACCTGGCTGGAGCCACTGAGGGTCTGGTCATAGCCGGATTCGCCGCCTTCCTGCCCAAACAGATCGAGAACCAGTTTAGCATTTCACCCATGCACTCGGCCCTGGTGATGGGTCTGATCACGGTTCCAGCCGGTGGTGGAGGCACCTTCCTTGGCGGCTATTTGGTCAAGAAGTGGAATCTGGCCTGCCGGGGAATCATCAAGATGTGTCTGCTGGCCAGTGTGGTGGCGGCCCTGTTCACCATCTGCTTTCTGGTCTCTTGTCCTAATCCCAAGTTCGCTGGCGTCACAACAGGCTATAATCTGGAGGCCAGGAGTAATCCACCTGCTTTGGAGGCG GATGTGCCCAGGAGGAGCACGCGAACAGCCTGA
- the LOC119548782 gene encoding solute carrier organic anion transporter family member 4A1 isoform X1 produces the protein MSEANIELDSNTAVAPKCANVNNNNSARSSRVGSASSGADSDADAQQFGWCGWSPPWLQRFCTAKWALFWLCWGGALQGLIVNGLINVSISTIERRFGLRSRQMGLVASGYDVASFACLVPVTYYGGRRGASKPRFIAIGLIVMGLGSLVFLLPNFLVGKYRATIAEANVCEANSNSSQTMTACELNGWGEGESLTWTVWLFLAAQLLHGAGASPLFTLGVTYIDENVSKKMSSVYLGIYYTMATVGPAIGYVFGGQLLLIYTDWMSVDPAQLSLTSDSKVWIGAWWLGFIFAAVMCLLIALPIFGYPKLLPGAEKLQLERVSEAHATKSEEDASSEVARRGLAELPRAVLSLLGNPTFFFLNLAGATEGLVIAGFAAFLPKQIENQFSISPMHSALVMGLITVPAGGGGTFLGGYLVKKWNLACRGIIKMCLLASVVAALFTICFLVSCPNPKFAGVTTGYNLEARSNPPALEAVCNSNCGCSRTNYDPICGINGVMYYSPCFAGCAQEEHANSLKRYHNCSCIESVGWVDEGSSSSGSSDFRPDATNLKCDSTCHTLPIFVALCFILMVFTFLATMPALSATLRCVQDEQRSFALGLQWIKVRLLGTIPAPLIFGALIDESCILWQESCDKEAGGACLVYDNYYISRYMWLLALICKLGSVVFFACAWWFYVPPNKTPKENGTEDVN, from the exons ATGTCTGAGGCCAATATTGAGCTGGACTCGAACACTGCCGTGGCTCCCAAGTGCGCCAATgtgaacaacaacaacagtgcCCGCTCCAGTCGAGTGGGAAGTGCATCCTCCGGAGCGGATTCGGATGCGGATGCCCAGCAATTCGGCTGGTGCGGATGGAGTCCGCCGTGGCTCCAGCGCTTCTGCACCGCCAAGTGGGCTCTTTTCTGGCTCTGCTGGGGCGGTGCTCTCCAAG GTTTGATAGTGAACGGTCTAATCAATGTGTCTATATCCACAATTGAGCGCCGTTTTGGACTCCGCTCCCGGCAGATGGGACTGGTGGCCAGTGGCTACGACGTGGCCTCATTTGCGTGCCTGGTTCCGGTTACCTACTACGGCGGACGACGAGGAGCCTCCAAGCCGCGCTTCATCGCCATCGGACTGATCGTGATGGGTCTGGGATCGCTGGTCTTTCTGCTGCCCAACTTCCTGGTGGGCAAATACCGAGCCACCATTGCAGAGGCGAATGTATGTGAGGCCAACTCCAACTCCAGTCAGACAATG ACCGCCTGCGAGCTAAATGGTTGGGGGGAGGGCGAGAGTCTAACCTGGACGGTCTGGCTCTTCCTGGCGGCCCAACTCCTCCATGGAGCCGGTGCCTCGCCCCTCTTCACCCTGGGCGTCACTTATATCGATGAGAACGTCTCAAAGAAGATGTCATCTGTTTACTTGG GCATTTATTACACCATGGCCACCGTGGGACCGGCGATTGGCTACGTTTTCGGAGGACAGTTGCTGCTCATCTACACGGATTGGATGAGCGTGGACCCCGCGCA ACTCAGCCTGACCAGCGACAGCAAGGTTTGGATTGGAGCCTGGTGGCTGGGCTTCATCTTCGCTGCTGTAATGTGCCTTCTGATCGCCCTGCCCATTTTCGGCTATCCGAAATTACTTCCCGGGGCGGAAAAGCTGCAGCTGGAAAGGGTTTCCGAGGCGCATGCCACCAAATCAGAGGAGGATGCGTCCAGTGAAGTGGCCAGGAGGGGACTAGCTGAACTGCCCCGCGCGGTGCTCAGTCTGCTGGGGAATCCCACCTTCTTTTTCCTGAACCTGGCTGGAGCCACTGAGGGTCTGGTCATAGCCGGATTCGCCGCCTTCCTGCCCAAACAGATCGAGAACCAGTTTAGCATTTCACCCATGCACTCGGCCCTGGTGATGGGTCTGATCACGGTTCCAGCCGGTGGTGGAGGCACCTTCCTTGGCGGCTATTTGGTCAAGAAGTGGAATCTGGCCTGCCGGGGAATCATCAAGATGTGTCTGCTGGCCAGTGTGGTGGCGGCCCTGTTCACCATCTGCTTTCTGGTCTCTTGTCCTAATCCCAAGTTCGCTGGCGTCACAACAGGCTATAATCTGGAGGCCAGGAGTAATCCACCTGCTTTGGAGGCGGTATGCAACTCCAATTGCGGCTGCAGTCGTACGAACTACGATCCAATCTGTGGCATCAATGGGGTCATGTACTACAGTCCTTGCTTCGCAGGATGTGCCCAGGAGGAGCACGCGAACAGCCTGAAACGCTACCACAACTGCAGCTGCATCGAAAGCGTTGGCTGGGTGGATGAGGGCAGTTCATCCTCGGGATCCTCCGACTTTCGGCCAGATGCCACCAACCTGAAGTGCGACTCCACGTGCCACACCCTGCCGATCTTCGTGGCCCTCTGCTTCATCCTGATGGTCTTCACGTTCCTGGCCACCATGCCCGCCCTGTCAGCCACACTGAG ATGTGTTCAGGATGAACAGCGATCCTTTGCTTTGGGGCTGCAATGGATAAAGGTACGCCTGCTGGGCACCATACCAGCTCCTCTAATATTCGGAGCCCTGATCG